ACACAAGACTTGGCATCAATcgcacattttcttttttgctacaAACTGGTAGTGTTTAGTTGATGTGGTGCCACTTTTTAGACTTCACAACTTTTTAGATGCAGAAAATAAAAGAGCTAAGGTGCACATTTATCCACGTACAGCGTGTGTGCTGGTTTTTTTCAAGCCAGTTTGTAGCGCACACAAAACACTCACGAAATGCATTGTctagtttgcaaaaaaaaagcaagcatatatttttgtgatctttttttttcttattctgttTTATACAGTGTGTGCCGATATGATGTGCATGACTGTTCATAGCTGCATTGTGCACAATGAGCTAAAGATGCATGAAGCTACGCCTTATTTTAATAAGTCAGATGGGCATATTGCTGATGTTCATTGTATATGGTTTacctttttattatattttttttcatcatgCTTTGTTCATAGAAACCTTGCCATTTTTAGAGACTGCGCTTGTTGTagtagttttcttttattttggccAAGAAGGCATAGCCAATTCTAGATTGTTTCTAATGTGCCACTTTTGTTTCAAACATTTGCTGGTATATATGTGCTCTTCCACTGCAGCAGTAGTGAGGGCATCCTTTCTTGTTATTagcctttttttctctccctttgACAAGGCTTAGTGTGGTCGACGGAATACCCTGTTGCATGTAACTTGCTTGATGGCATTGGCTTGCAGGACCAGGCATATagcagtgtttttgttttgttttactggtGTTAATGGGAGCCTGGAGAATCTCTCAAGAAATGTGGGCAGAAACTCGTCTTGTTCTTAGCTGCTGTAAAAAGAGAAACAACTTACAAAAGTCTCATCTAGCAGTATTCAGTGTTTAACGATTGTGCACATGCCTTCAAGATACACTGTTGTCTGTGGACCAAATATGCGATTGCTTCGTgatacattgttttttttttccaaagttgTATGTACGCACGGAGATCTAATGCAGCTGAACACAGATATGTGGATCCAATACAGTTGAGTCCAGATATGTAGAACCTGTAGGAGGTCACAAAATAGTTTTGTATGTGCGCAATTCAATGCAAGAGATATAAGCTGCATGTAAAATGTTGCAGTGTACAACGGTTTTTACCAGTCTTTGCATGCTTTACCGTATTACACCGCTGTATAGAGCATTAAAGCAAATATTTCATTCTGAGGTACAAATGATAATCTAAAGAGGATCACAAAATAGTTCTGTTTATTGGCAATTCAATGAGAAAAATATAAGCTACATGTGGTATGCGTCACTGCACGACAGTTGCAATTTTGCATATTATTTCACATTACActactgtattgcagtgaagcatatCAAAGCAAATAATTTATTATGAAGTGCAAATAAGACCCTTGATGCAGAGGCTGTTTCTTAAGGCGCAATGCTCATTTTTCGTCTACTGCATGCAATTTCCTTTATAGTCAATGCATTACATGACAGTATCTACTGAAGCATTGCTATCTTTTTTAGCATAACTATTTTCAACAATGTTAAAAGTGATTGCAATACCATAGGAAGAAACCCTTTTGGAGCGGTGCAACACTCTATATAATGAATGTTGTGGTGAAACTTCCTTGGTATGTTCCTTATATAGAGCTGTACTTATGTGTGGGATTTAAAATAAGATGCTATAGATGTTCTACATGCTTCATAAAGACAAATGATTGCATATATCCTGGTTCACTGATATGTACAAAAATAATTGTGTGGTTAACACAATTTAAGGAACAGATGCACATCACATAGCTAGAGGAATAGAAATGCCGATGAAGTTGTAGTTTCTGCCTACATATCTTCAGTTATCAAGGCTTGCCTAAGCACAATAGTAATTTATATGGGAAAGAGATTGATGTGTGTCACCTGGCATCATCAAAGCTGGCTTTGAATGCgggtttttgtttttctgtgaaTGAATGATGTGAGTGCATTAAATAAAGAGCATCGTAAAGTCCACTCCGTGACTTTAATTGATTCTCGTTGACACATTGACACCCTGTCGTCAGGAATAGAACATGCGTGCAAACAGCTGGTCGTGGGAACTCTGCATCACGTCAACCACGGGAAACACGTTGGCAGCAGTGTGTGAGGTTCTGTGTTTATGCCTGCGTGCAAATTGCAGTCAAAATAGTTAAACAGCTCACACACATCGCAGGTGCCAAAGAGGCCAATGTGTTATGAAACATGCAGAGACCGAAACAGAGAAAATGAAATTTTAAAGCACGGCAAGCACCCTTTCACCCTATGGGCAAACTAGTTGCATATCCCTGTATCTGATGATCATTGACCATTGTGTCTTTCAGTTATGCTTCATTTACAAGCTTTTTTGCCAATTTTATTTAACAGCCACAGCACATAAAAAAAAGTTGCGCTAAGGTGAGAGATTGGTGCTTTTATTGCTGTTGCAAAAAAACCGTGCTTTGAGCGAGAAAATGGTACAGGCCAGTCAGAAACAGAGTCGTGTCGGAGTATTAAAACCGGATCCCAATGCTATTTGATGTCCAATTTATaccgacaaaaaaaaacgaagtttgAACACAAATGAGGTTTGGGTACTGTTACTAGTCTTTCCTGCAGAACGCAACGGTGCTACGCTCTTCTCACGATACTTACAGCCGCGACGTGTAGATGAGTGGACAGCATAATCTCTAAGAATATCAGCCCAAACTTGCTTCCAAAATTCGTTTTTTGAGGACATCTGCTCATTTGAGGATAAGCTCTTCATTTGTATTCTGAATTGGACACATCAGGACAGGTCACTAACTATCAATTTTCTGCAAGGGTTGTCATTCAAATCAACTATTCTTTTGTTATTCAATTTCCTTAGCTAATGTTTATCCTGGAACTCTTAAGAGTTTTTTGACAGGCTATGTTTTAAGGTTTGCTCCTTGAGCAGCTTTGCTCTTGCCGTGAATACAAACTAAAAGGTGGTAGTATAACACTTGAAactctgtattatttttttttttcgagaaagaTAATAACCAACACTAAGGTGTACAATATGCTGCGAGCTGAGATCGATAAACGTCTGCGTGTATTTTATACTCTCTGTAAGTGGCTGTTCATTCTGACAAGTGTTGAGcacatcaacttttttttttgtcatttgtcAAATACAATACATTCAGTAAGCTGCTTAACCAACATTCAAGTGATTCCACAACTTACCTTTGGACGATCTCGGGTATCCTTGATTGCAGCATGAACTGCATTCGTTGACCCTTGCAGTGCAAGAAAAATTATAAACTTAAATTTATGCAAGCCACCAACAACCATTTGGGAACATTTAAGTGCAATAACAGATTGGGTCAAGCAGGTTGACACGCACAAGTGATAGCTTTGCAAATGCTTTATCAAAAACAAGTGAACGTATGTGCATACATTTAAATTTACGTGGAAGCTGGGAGGCTGTGCGAACACTATaacacatttgaaaaaaaaaaaaactatatgtaACTTTTTTTAGAATAATGACAAAGTAATGTGCACACTCTTATGTGTAAACTTTCCATTTTTGCTGCTTCAGGAACTGGTCATATGAGTTCACTTACTCTGTCTTGACATGACAAAGCATTTCTGAAATACATTCAAACCTCACTATAACAAACATtgatataatgaaatatcagtTATATCGAAGTAAAAGAATAATAGTTTTGCAATATGATATTTATTTGAATATAGGTCGAGCTTTTTTTTTCCGAAAATTTTGTTCATAACCAGCTATTGGCTTATATTCGTGACCAAAGTATCTCGACATGTATTCACAATCAAACCAACCAAAAGTGCCGAGCTTATGAGAGCTTATGATGTTCGACTGCCGCGCCTGCTGTTCTTCAAGCGGTTCCTGCTTCATACGCATGTTATATACCATAAAATCTgaaataacccccccccccaccttttcgACTACCAAAGTACAGTAGACTTCTTTTAATTGAAACCTGAAGGAACCAGGATAATGTGTAAATAGGGGTACATTATTCAAGTACGAAACCAAACATATCAGGGGCAGTTGTTCCACttaagcagcaatttcatttaatAGAGTTTCATTTAATAGGAGCCTACTGTAATggagaaaaaatttatttatgcAATAGCCGTGTACCGCCACTGCCAAATGCAGCCGCTCTACCGTGTTTGGGATGAAACCCACGATTTCCCTAGGTATTGGCTGTGAAGTCCTTAGCCCGCTAGCCGTGCTTCTGGTACTGCCTCCCGGCGCGCAGCCGCACTGGCACTGGCCTGAGAGCTCGCATCACTTCCTCACGCTTTGTTCATTGTACAATCGGCATGACGGGGTGATGGCAGTGATGGTTTGCATTTGCTTTAGgtgctgcgccgtgctccctactggGCTGCAGAAACTAGGCGCCCttttcttctaaccaccaccacttTTTGGTTGTGCGCGGTTGTGACAATGTCACGTCGGCAGAGCTACACAGGTGACTTCAAGTGCCAAGTGATACTTTTTACCGAGGACTCGAGCAATTGTGCTGTGCAGCGTGAGTTCTGTGTAAATGTTAATTAGGGGTTGGCGAAAGCAGCGGTACTGTCTGTTTGCCTGAAAATGTCGGCGTCATGTCTTTCGGGGCCCAGCAATCAACAGCGGTGGCAGCAAACACGACTTCGTTTGGGAAGTCGCGGATGCTTGCGAGGAATCCCATGACATCATCTCGCACATCTGACAATATGACGGCGCCGGCAGCGATTAGGGCGCTGAGTTAAGTAAATAAAGGTGTGCTacatttcgatttttttttctaaactaaaaaaacaaaaaaaaaacattggttgACCTgtattcaaatttttttttctctcgtaaaACACTATAAGTAAGGGTCGACCTATATTCATCCCGGACCTATTTTTGAGTAAATATCGTAGATGCAGTGTTAGAAAAAACCTTTAAaatgaattttcagatataacgaacttattttcgtgtaagatgcaactttggtATAATGCGCTATTAATTTTGCAAGGCCGATTCTCGAAGCGGCAACAACAACTGCATGAGTGTGCAGTTACGCCTTTCAAACAGCAGTGAACAAACATCAACGCTGGTTAAGCAATTCCCAAATAGAGCAACAGATCAACCTGAAAAGGATGACATTAAGACAAAGCGGTTTACCGGGCCAAAACCTGAAACTGGGAGTCTGCACAAATTGGAAGTTTCGGGGATGGTCgcggtttcaagttgtgggataTTGTTGAACCGGGAACGTCGCTGGAGCCAACATTTTGCTGAAGACTAATCGGCTTGTTGGAAAACTTGGCTTCGGCGAAATTACTCGTTCAACGATTCCATGTTGATAACGAGAAAGTGACATGCAGCCATAATTTATTAAATACGTGGGCGAAACTCAGACATATAACCAACAATAATAAACAATTCCTCCATTTCTAAACTTGTTTACACTGACATTAGCACTCTCTTTTAGCAAACACAGTCTTCTTTCCAAGAACATTGTCTTCATGATGCACACAACACTGTATTTGTCCACTACAACATAGCCTGCTGTAGCCTCTGAAGTAAGTACACAGAAACCTCAGATTCTTATCTCACGcaaaaaagcaccctgtacaaATTTCAAAGTGTGAGCATCACACGGTGGTTAGTAGACCTAGCCGGAATTCCCGCGTTTATGCAGGTGCAAAACAATAATTATTTGTGATAGCGAcaaagttttgtttttctttaacgTGTGGAAAGAAAGCGCTTTTGTGATTATGCTATAATGAAATAGACAAACACCTAAGGCCCAATGAGAAGCTACCCGCACACTGCCACAATATAAAACAAATCCACGGATAAGCACATATGTCAATTAAATTTTATAACGTATGAAAACAGTGGCGCAAACCTCGAGTGTGCCTACGGCTCCAAGCCGCACTGCAGCAGCTACAGTGGTGCGCAGCGAGCTGAACAGGAATGACGTGACTGCATGGTCCTCTGGAACACCCAGAAATGCGCACACAATTCCATACATGACAGCCTGGAAGGAAGAATATTCCTGCATGCTTAGCTATTTGTCATTCAAGAAGGCCTCCTAACTCCAAGTCCTTGAGTTCCTCATTCTTTAGAATGAATGCACAGAAAACTCAAATAGTCTCTCGAACACCTATTTGAGGAGATGATGTACAGCTGCCGAGTAGTTAAGCAATGCTACTTCAATTAGTGCCACGAAGATCGCATAAAAGTGCACTGCATTGAATGATATATCAGACATATCATTTAAGGGGAGATGTGGCAATAGGAATAGCAAATTCGGTCAAAAAATTCAaattttaaatttatttttttttccggcATTCCTGAGACTATGTTTTAAATCATGGTGAAATATTAGATTAAAATAAGTAGTAGAAACTGATGGAAAAAAAGGCATTTTACCAGTGGGCTGTTGTCAAAAGCTATGTGAAAATTGGGCTTTAGAAAATGCTAATCTGCAGCTTTCCCTAGGCACAGTTTCACCATATTGGCATCATCATAAAGAGAACAGATCAGAGATCTATATAGCCATAAAGTTGCTTTtctccaatgaaaaataaagccagctCCCTTCTGAGTTTCATTTTCTTGGCTTGTAGCTCCAATTTTccagcgacattttttttttcaactttcatTTTGTGAGCAGTTGTTGTCAGTCATCCCTGTGCCATTTTGCAACAAATGAAgatattgtaaggcaacgttttggctgcaagacacctcttttacttgccgagcctctgccccacaacacaggtcagactgatgatgatgagtatgtacatacagtaagatgacgcgtatgattaatgctcacacttatttccccCCCACGCGTGAGCGGCTAGCCCGGACacgtcttagacggaaacggaacgtcgaacgaatggcttcagacgtgatacgtggacaatcttcgaaccacgacagcgacgatccgaagaaaggtcggtgggagtgacacgatagttcactggtgacgtttgttcattgattgtatagggcccaatgaagcgtgactgaagcttgtcgcacaatcctggagtacgaatgggcgtccaaagcaacacttcatcccccggactgaaggagacgtcgcgatgagagctgttgtagcgttgcttgcggtcttgctgattggcttctgtattaaggcgagccagttgccgacattcttcgagccttgtgatgaactgctctgatacggttgccgaggcgtcggttggcacatttaggaaagagacgtcgatggtgaatgtcggtgaacggccgtacacgaggtagaaaggtgagtatccagtagttctttgaacagcggtgttatgggcaaacgtcacaaaaggcaaaatggtatcccagttgtcgtggtttggtgcgatgtacatcgacagcatgccTGTTAGTTTCCGAttaaatctctctgtcagccctttagtttgggggtggtaggctgacgtcgtcttatgtgctgtaccacaggttgtgagcagggtttcgattatggtggacaggaacgtcttgccgcgatcactcaggagaacgcaaggtgcaccgtgacgcaatacaatcacgttgagaaagaagtctgcaacgtctgaagcagaacttgtgcgtagtgcagcagtctctgcgtaccttgtcaggtggtcgacagcagtcacaatccaacgattacctgctggcgtgatggggagaggtccgagtaggtctatgccaacgatggcaaaaggagtctcgggacacgggataggttgcagaaggccagcaggagacgaagttggtcgcttccgccattgacacagatggcaagatgcaatgtacttggccacaaaggtagagatgcccggccagaaaaaacggtttctgatgcggctttgtgttttgtgaaatcccaagtggcctgcacatgggtcgtcgtgaaaggcttcggacttgatgacgtagagaacgtggaagtactggaacccagcggtgtccatcagtagtgtaaacgtaacgatggagtacattgttatcgagcttaaattgccgtagctgtcggcgcaatctagcattaggagtaggtgacatgccatttaggcgttggataatgcgattgcaatatggatcatcacgctggcggttggcgaactcggtgtagcgatttgaagccggcgtttcaataaccgcaaggtgtgataatgtgaggggtgacgcagtgccttgcccaccagacgtgcaatcagctgacgtacttgatgacagtggaagggggcagcgagagagagcatctgcattttggtgtcttttgccagacttatagatgacgtcgAAATCTTACTCTTgcaggcggagcacccaacgaccgaggcgaccagacaagtttctcagtgtcgatagccagcacaaggcgtggtggtctgtaatcactgtgaagtggcgtccgtatagatacggtcgaaatttttgtatggcccaaacgacagcgaggcactcctgctcagttatgaagtagttctgttcagcagccgtaagagcacgactagcatatgCTATAATTatctctttcccgtgaagtggcatcccgctgtagaagaattgcaccaatgccatggctgctcgcgtcggtgtgcagacatgtaggtgcaTTCTCGTGGAAATTGCACAGAACAAGGTCAGACGTTAAAGcattcttgagggcttgaaaggcacgctcgcagtcgttgttccaagcgaaagttgatccggatgtcagcagcttgtgcagtggcgacgcgatggcagcaaaatgactaatgaaGTGGCGGAAGTAagatgccaggcccaggaaacttcgtaggtgtttctgattttctggccgagggaagcgtatcacggcagcaagcttgtcaggatccggacgaacgccctctttgctgacaaggtggcccaacaccttgatgttcttgttggcgaaatggtttttttttttgtgtttagctgaagtccagcactggaaatacacgtcaaaacttcgttcaaacgatcaagatgctgacgaaaagaagaggagaaaatgacgatgtcatctagataacagagacatgtttcccattttaggccgcgtagaactgtgtccatgatgcgttcaaacgtggcagaaGCGTTACATAAACTGAATGGCATGACGCTGAATTCGTACAGCcggtctggtgttgcaaaggcagttttttctttgtccgcttcgtgcataggtatttgccaatgaccagaccgtaaatcgaggctggagaaaaattcagcgccttgcagagagtgaagtgcgtcgtcgactcgtggcatcgggtagaggtctttgcgtgtgatcttattaagtgctcgataatcgacgcagaatcgcaccgaaccatccttctttcggactagcaccacaggtgatgaccacgagctggacgagggccggataacatctcgttggagcatatcagcaacgttgtcctcgatgattttccgctctgtggacgacactcgatatgggcggcggcgtacgattgtattgccttcagtttcaattcgatgcacggcgacagaagtgcgacccagaagcttggaatatacatcaaatgaagcgctgtgtttttgaagcacacccaaaagttcttgcttttgcgctgacgtgagaacgggatttattgtggcttttaaagcagccgttgtagcctggtcatcagtactcgtagagaaagatggcgagtctccgtgaaggggcaccagagaaagtggttcggtatctgtgaagcaaaccacactggtgccctggggcagtgcaacaggcaacgAAGTGGGGTTAACTGctgtaactaatgctctgccatcacgaaagcgcaccaggctaggagtgatggtaagtccaccagagatgtaacgtccacacggtgctaggaacacatcaccagtatcgatcttatctgatgtcagggtcagaatatgctcattacctggaggaataaaacagtcatcagcgatGACAAAACGCTGGCTATGGGCATAGTTAtcagacgaaagcgcagtatctgacatgcgaatgaccctctgacggcaagatatcatggctgaagctgaggagagaaagtcccatcctaaaatgagcaCATTGGTACAGGATGACAGAACGACGATCTGTACATGGTGAAGAATGCCCTCAATcaaaactcgtgctgtgcaaacaccagaaggctgaacaaaaaccgcattagcacagcgaaggggagggccatcatacggtgtcttcactttgcgcaaacgggaacacaagtccacactaataactgagagcgatgcaccaGTGTCCAtcaaggcttcagtccatataccctcaacacacactgaaagtacatttcaGGGGCGTTCCagaggagttcgatgcagtccgccaaatgcagctttccctcctgaagctgcactgtttagttttctggGCGATGATCAGATGCCGTGGTAGCaggacgaagtggtgacgaggaatgGCGCATAAGTGAGGGGGagcgacggcgcgaggagcggaaggtactggctgcatcgaagtgctgtggagagggtgagcgGCATTGGTAAAGTTGGTATGGGTGACGATGTTGTAGAGAGggggcaaactcatccctctcgtAGTCACTATAGccacgcctttcgtcttgttgacgtcgacgacagaaccgtgagatgcggccgcgtattccgcaataatagcaaatagGTCGAGATGGACGCCAGGCTTGAAACGAAGGAAGCGTTGCTCTTTTTGCTCTTTGGGCAAGGACATTCAGTGAAGGCTGCATAGTTGACCCAtactgcggtgattgctgaggaggtgatgctgcaaccacctgagcgtacgtCGGCTTTGGAGTGGCATGCAagctcgggacttgctcacacgtcatggacgctAGTTCCTCCCTCACAATGTTGCGGAGGCTACCTGTAGAAGGCGTCATGCGGAGCTCATAAGATGTCGAGGTGTCttggagttgcagctcctcgcggatcatAGACCGTATCAACGTACGGAGCTCGccgtcatgcgttggcctgatatCTGCTGTTTCAGGTTGCAAACGTATAAGTTGGAGGTCATCGAGTCGCTGtcacgtactgatgatatcggCGACCGTGGTCGGGTTCCTTGCCGCcagagcgttaaatgcgacggcgcctatgcTTTTGAGCAgatggcgaacgcggtcatgctccgccatcgagctgtcaaCGCGACGAcatagggcgaggacatcttcaatgtacgatgtataggactcgccggagtgctggacacgttcagcaaggttccgtttggcgatgtctgcacgtacagaagggttggcaaatatctgacggagctgctgcttaaaggtaggccagtctgggaaatccagctgatggttgagaaaccatgtcttagcgacacCCGTCAGGTAGAAAGGTAcacgggacagcttcacagaatcatgccaatagttgCGCACTCccacggtcgtactcatccaaccagtcttcaacgtcttcaccgcgaaggccggagaacatcgggggatctttttgaggggcggtgacagtccaagaaggcatGCTCAGGGGTGCAGGCGGGTTGGATGGAGctgtgttgttgtgctcgtcttgcgacatgaccgtaggctgactgcgcagacggcgacccgaccggagctccagggatggtttgtagacgaagataacgaaaaagcgctAGAAGCAGAGGACCAGGGGatcggaaagcactctccaccacttgtaaggcaacgttttggctgcaagacaccttttttacttgccgagcctctgccccacaacacaggtcagactgatgatgatgagtatgtacatatggtaagatgacgcgtatgaataatgctcacaatatagcTATTTCCGTTTTGTGCACTCTAATTCTGACACATTGGTGAGTGACGTAAAGCTGTCCATATTCGTTGGCACATTATACAGATTTTTATAATTggctttttgtaaaagttgttAGTGATATAATATGCCCAGgacatttcaatttgtttgtgtgtgtgcttacTGAAATATTAAAAAATGAACCAATAGCATTACAGCACAAAATAGGCTCATTTGAATATCCTAATTAAATTCTTTTGGTGGACTTAAGTCTAATTAATTAATTTTGGGATGGTAATGAAAGTTTAGCAAGTACTGCAACTCAAAGACTCGATTAGATAGCTCAAAACCAATTTTATTTATGATATCA
The sequence above is drawn from the Rhipicephalus microplus isolate Deutch F79 chromosome 3, USDA_Rmic, whole genome shotgun sequence genome and encodes:
- the LOC142803844 gene encoding uncharacterized protein LOC142803844 isoform X2; its protein translation is MFRQKVEKFLLASTENVGSFSIPFVREALGSWTDLEAIRALDRLLNASLSNHIANRASTQQGRSLIQTACATYKDVKLTEVQSWIYDGKLMGHQAVMYGIVCAFLGVPEDHAVTSFLFSSLRTTVAAAVRLGAVGTLEGQRMQFMLQSRIPEIVQRHKHRTSHTAANVFPVVDVMQSSHDQLFARMFYS